From Microcaecilia unicolor chromosome 11, aMicUni1.1, whole genome shotgun sequence, the proteins below share one genomic window:
- the BSCL2 gene encoding seipin isoform X1 yields the protein MATTVPPLPLLLWLQEVALLVLTRVRRTILQTAFILCVLILLLWISIFLYGSFYYSYIPTVKYTTPVHYHFRTDCTSLGPDLCSFPMANVSLMKNGRDRVLMYGQPYRISLELEMPESPVNQELGMFMVSIMCYTKGGQVISSSTRSAMLHYRSRALRLMDTFFYAGLFLTGFLEQKQMVEVELYSDYREDSYVPTLGALIEIQSKRIQIYAAQLKIHAHFTGLRYLLYNFPITTAIIGVASNFSFLSVIVLFSYLQWVWGSLWSREHSRMRVNLREGGNEPLKQGESQNASSASTASLQQVGKETLETIGTVTGSGPSEPSEENEAQEEGSLLSAVNFSGGSSLAIDMKTFVPQDVNTPQPIMLTEEEVLPISNIPETELRQRGVAQTVHN from the exons ATGGCAACAACTGTGCCACCGCTGCCACTGCTCCTGTGGCTTCAGGAGGTGGCTCTTCTTGTGTTGACTCGTGTGCGCAGAACGATCCTACAGACAGCCTTTATTCTTTGTGTTCTCATTCTTCTACTCTGGATCTCCATCTTTTTGTATGGCAGTTTCTATTACTCGTACATTCCCACTGTGAAGTACACCACTCCTGTCCATTACCACTTCAG AACAGATTGTACTTCACTAGGGCCGGATCTCTGCTCCTTCCCAATGGCAAATGTTTCACTGATGAAGAATGGACGTGACAGG GTCCTTATGTATGGACAGCCATACCGGATTTCCCTGGAGCTAGAGATGCCTGAATCTCCTGTGAATCAAGAACTGGGAATGTTCATGGTGTCCATCATGTGTTACACAAAAGGGGGGCAGGTCATATCTTCCTCTACCCGATCG GCCATGCTGCATTATCGGTCGCGTGCATTGCGCCTGATGGACACTTTCTTCTATGCTGGTCTTTTTTTGACTGGCTTTCTGGAGCAGAAGCAGATGGTCGAGGTAGAGCTGTACTCGGACTACAGGGAAGATTCG tATGTGCCAACACTTGGAGCCCTGATTGAGATTCAGAGCAAACGAATCCAGATCTATGCAGCCCAGCTCAAAATTCATGCCCACTTCACTGGCTTACG gtACCTGCTGTATAACTTCCCTATTACCACAGCCATCATTGGGGTGGCCAGCAACTTCAGCTTCCTGAGTGTCATTGTTCTGTTCAGCTACCTGCAGTGGGTGTGGGGTAGCTTATGGTCCCGGGAGCACAGCCGCATGCGG GTGAATCTTCGGGAAGGAGGCAATGAGCCACTCAAACAAGGGGAGTCACAAAATGCCAG ttctgcttccaCAGCCAGCCTTCAACAAGTAGGCAAAGAGACTTTGGAAACAATCGGCACCGTCACTGGCTCTGGGCCCTCGGAGCCTAGCGAAG AAAATGAGGCCCAGGAAGAAGGTTCTCTCCTGTCAGCTGTGAACTTCAGTGGCGGCTCATCATTGGCAATAGATATGAAGACCTTTGTGCCACAGGATGTCAACACACCACAACCAATCATGCTGACAGAGGAAGAAGTGCTGCCTATATCAAATATTCCAGAAACAGAGTTGCGCCAAAGAGGGGTTGCACAAACCGTTCATAATTGA
- the BSCL2 gene encoding seipin isoform X2 — protein MATTVPPLPLLLWLQEVALLVLTRVRRTILQTAFILCVLILLLWISIFLYGSFYYSYIPTVKYTTPVHYHFRTDCTSLGPDLCSFPMANVSLMKNGRDRVLMYGQPYRISLELEMPESPVNQELGMFMVSIMCYTKGGQVISSSTRSAMLHYRSRALRLMDTFFYAGLFLTGFLEQKQMVEVELYSDYREDSYVPTLGALIEIQSKRIQIYAAQLKIHAHFTGLRYLLYNFPITTAIIGVASNFSFLSVIVLFSYLQWVWGSLWSREHSRMRVNLREGGNEPLKQGESQNASAASLQQVGKETLETIGTVTGSGPSEPSEENEAQEEGSLLSAVNFSGGSSLAIDMKTFVPQDVNTPQPIMLTEEEVLPISNIPETELRQRGVAQTVHN, from the exons ATGGCAACAACTGTGCCACCGCTGCCACTGCTCCTGTGGCTTCAGGAGGTGGCTCTTCTTGTGTTGACTCGTGTGCGCAGAACGATCCTACAGACAGCCTTTATTCTTTGTGTTCTCATTCTTCTACTCTGGATCTCCATCTTTTTGTATGGCAGTTTCTATTACTCGTACATTCCCACTGTGAAGTACACCACTCCTGTCCATTACCACTTCAG AACAGATTGTACTTCACTAGGGCCGGATCTCTGCTCCTTCCCAATGGCAAATGTTTCACTGATGAAGAATGGACGTGACAGG GTCCTTATGTATGGACAGCCATACCGGATTTCCCTGGAGCTAGAGATGCCTGAATCTCCTGTGAATCAAGAACTGGGAATGTTCATGGTGTCCATCATGTGTTACACAAAAGGGGGGCAGGTCATATCTTCCTCTACCCGATCG GCCATGCTGCATTATCGGTCGCGTGCATTGCGCCTGATGGACACTTTCTTCTATGCTGGTCTTTTTTTGACTGGCTTTCTGGAGCAGAAGCAGATGGTCGAGGTAGAGCTGTACTCGGACTACAGGGAAGATTCG tATGTGCCAACACTTGGAGCCCTGATTGAGATTCAGAGCAAACGAATCCAGATCTATGCAGCCCAGCTCAAAATTCATGCCCACTTCACTGGCTTACG gtACCTGCTGTATAACTTCCCTATTACCACAGCCATCATTGGGGTGGCCAGCAACTTCAGCTTCCTGAGTGTCATTGTTCTGTTCAGCTACCTGCAGTGGGTGTGGGGTAGCTTATGGTCCCGGGAGCACAGCCGCATGCGG GTGAATCTTCGGGAAGGAGGCAATGAGCCACTCAAACAAGGGGAGTCACAAAATGCCAGTGCAG CCAGCCTTCAACAAGTAGGCAAAGAGACTTTGGAAACAATCGGCACCGTCACTGGCTCTGGGCCCTCGGAGCCTAGCGAAG AAAATGAGGCCCAGGAAGAAGGTTCTCTCCTGTCAGCTGTGAACTTCAGTGGCGGCTCATCATTGGCAATAGATATGAAGACCTTTGTGCCACAGGATGTCAACACACCACAACCAATCATGCTGACAGAGGAAGAAGTGCTGCCTATATCAAATATTCCAGAAACAGAGTTGCGCCAAAGAGGGGTTGCACAAACCGTTCATAATTGA